The following are encoded together in the Manduca sexta isolate Smith_Timp_Sample1 chromosome 22, JHU_Msex_v1.0, whole genome shotgun sequence genome:
- the LOC115444946 gene encoding ankyrin repeat and BTB/POZ domain-containing protein 2 isoform X2: MASEDACTPRAEATPLSAGGTGGSVPGAEPRERACACAAWTPRHKPAPHEILRPKPRRPSSGCRPGEEGAWCGGGTAGGARALRVRVSHAAAAPAPLARRLSPPPHAHRATTPPVPTETSKPHEESAPACTEPSGAQLKPVSAVSQLTVASAPVRSAPPQSSYALERRHQQPRHDHHHAPAQNGVRECNSSSDENRSSGHASMSDSGGGGEAGRDEPRRNRQPPHTRTKHRPHNKLQSPWPGGGGLEDIRSAIKQLTLRSRDSSSTATSGASSAGGGSNNGAPESGSAAEARRRRAPLVRQPSLDTVCTNVTSADEFVWVDSHNRLVELLCVPWTASEVSRALQTGRCRDIAPRMAPDTPPRLAYLLQRALVRISREAQRLSQNFGFCSKHEVAGAFRIVLSTALADSCIKGCQRAATMYATSGSAARRLGSAARARTSLAPGRFQRWMLDMRVASFVHEYAAIYLCAGMETLLEEIALIAGAGGSTPVTPAAVDHAVANCADLWGLLQPYSHLNAGRIASGALSLSRWESMSSLGSGSSSGVSRPEHRQLGLSHDSGITTNGSGGSGTSAGSNTSSGGSTASVLLTTCAGSATELRAVLRRVHPRLPPLSPAAERALYYFMRCSQLEHSTTGGGGGCGSAGLWGERGAGALPPLGEWVRVVRAHAALRPPPAVPDADDVLQAARLLLPHADCPPRPLTLEEAVEPVWSRCTRTPDELNRAALGLAQRALLSGRPELVGGVRALLPQGGLDATDASGLTVLMKAALAGDEQIVAMLLEAGADPNVETGGAAGAHCAMPLSPRAPPAQPAAPAATNYTPPTAGWTALVYACSASGGGVTGAGGAGGAGGAGAVECARRLLAAGARVDGAPARGDDVCTLTPLQVACGVGNLELVQLLLSHGADPFLSTQLNDALCYSAAAQYGCYSAVAVCCTHGRRACLRAAVRGGARGSSAGAVLSLEEVLAEGAAGPPSAGPSTGGRPPTFTKQQQRALQDAMYCAAETDHLDITLELRALGVPWSLHAWTLSLAAAADAALDHVIDQLLQDFLQLCPSDDSHYSKQFIYECLPLLFNILRYSKKEGTVLLLADILCACYGREAVPGVAQPPPAAPAPARVDPSYVNNPSLADVTFRVEGRLFYGHKIVLVSESPRLRAMLAPPRNSNEGLPPTNTAPPLVQINDIRYHIFEQVMKYLYSGGCSGLDIPETDVLEVLAAASFFQLLPLQRHCEARAAKSVDLHNLVSVYIHAKVYGATQLLEYCQGFLLQNMVALLTYDDSVKRLLFGKRLPGHNVLGALLATLQKRIESRKNQAKPR; the protein is encoded by the exons CCCACGAGGAATCAGCGCCAGCGTGCACAGAGCCGTCCGGCGCGCAGCTGAAGCCGGTGAGCGCGGTGTCGCAGCTGACGGTGGCCAGCGCACCCGTGCGCTCCGCACCGCCGCAGAGCAGCTACGCGTTGGAGCGGCGCCATCAACAGCCGCGGCATGACCACCACCACGCGCCCGCGCAG aATGGCGTCCGCGAGTGCAACAGCAGTTCAGACGAGAACCGTTCGTCGGGGCACGCGTCGATGTCGgacagcggcggcggcggcgaggcggGCCGCGATGAACCGCGCCGCAACCGACAACCGCCGCATACCAGGACCAAGCACCGACCGCACAATAAG TTACAGTCCCCGTGGCCTGGAGGTGGTGGATTGGAAGACATCAGGTCCGCCATTAAACAGCTGACACTCCGCTCCCGGGACAGCAGCAGCACCGCCACCAGCGGCGCGTCCAGTGCTGGCGGCGGCAGCAACAATGGAGCACCAG AAAGCGGCAGCGCAGCTGAAGCGCGTAGAAGACGAGCGCCCCTGGTGCGTCAACCCTCTCTGGACACAGTGTGCACCAACGTCACCAGCGCTGATGAATTCGTTTGGGTTGATTCACATAACCG gcTGGTAGAATTACTTTGTGTCCCATGGACTGCGAGCGAAGTGAGTCGAGCCTTGCAAACTGGTCGATGTCGTGACATAGCGCCCCGGATGGCTCCCGATACACCTCCAAGACTCGCATATTTGTTACAAAG AGCTCTCGTCCGAATATCCCGAGAAGCTCAACGCCTGTCGCAGAATTTCGGATTTTGCTCCAAACATGAAGTGGCCGGGGCATTCAGGATAGTGCTTAGCACTGCTCTGGCCGATTCATGTATTAAG GGTTGTCAACGAGCAGCGACGATGTACGCGACGTCCGGAAGTGCTGCACGAAGATTGGGCTCCGCTGCAAGAGCAAGGACCAGTTTGGCTCCAGGCCGGTTCCAAAGATGGATGCTGGACATGCGCGTCGCTTCTTTTGTGCACGA ATACGCGGCGATATACCTGTGCGCCGGGATGGAGACGTTACTGGAGGAGATTGCACTGATCGCAGGCGCGGGCGGGAGCACACCCGTCACGCCCGCCGCAGTCGACCATGCTGTCGCCAACTGCGCTGATCTGTGGGGGCTGCTGCAGCCTTACAGTCATCTCAATGCCGGCAGGATAGCGTCAG GCGCTCTGTCATTGTCTCGATGGGAATCCATGAGCTCACTAGGATCCGGGTCGTCGTCAGGCGTATCTCGGCCGGAGCACCGGCAGTTGGGACTCAGTCACGATTCCGGCATCACTACCAACGGTTCAG GTGGATCAGGTACATCAGCGGGCTCGAACACGAGCTCGGGCGGGTCGACGGCGTCAGTGCTGCTGACGACGTGCGCGGGCTCGGCGACGGAGCTGCGCGCGGTGCTGCGCCGCGTGCACCCGCGCCTGCCGCCGCTGTCGCCGGCTGCTGAGCGGGCTCTGTATTACTTCATGCGGTGCTCGCAGCTAGAACATAGCACTACTGGAG GCGGTGGGGGGTGCGGCAGCGCGGGTCTGTGGGGcgagcgcggcgcgggcgcCCTGCCGCCGCTGGGCGAGTGGGTGCGCGTGgtgcgcgcgcacgccgcgctgcgcccgccgcccgccgtgCCCGACGCCGACGACGTGCTGCAGGCCGCGCGCCTGCTGCTGCCACACGCCGACTGCCCGCCACGACCGCTCAC TCTGGAGGAAGCAGTGGAGCCAGTGTGGTCTCGTTGCACCCGCACACCTGACGAGCTGAACAGAGCGGCACTAGGCTTGGCCCAGCGCGCGTTGCTCAGCGGCCGGCCCGAGCTAGTGGGAGGGGTGCGGGCGTTGTTGCCCCAGGGAGGACTCGACGCGACTGATGCCTCGGGACTGACTGTGCTCATGAAGGCAGCTTTAGCTGGGGACGAGCAGATTGTTGCT ATGCTGCTGGAAGCTGGCGCCGACCCCAACGTGGAGACGGGCGGCGCCGCAGGCGCGCACTGTGCCATGCCGCtgtcgccgcgcgcgccgcccgcgcagcccgccgcgcccgccgccaccAACTACACGCCACCCACCGCAG GTTGGACCGCATTAGTATACGCGTGCAGCGCGTCAGGCGGCGGCGTGACGGGCGCGGGCGGTGCGGGCGGGGCGGGGGGCGCGGGCGCGGTGGAGTGCGCGCGGCGCCTGCTGGCGGCCGGCGCCAGGGTCGACGGCGCGCCCGCACGCGGCGACGACGTCTGCACGCTCACGCCACTGCAG GTGGCGTGTGGCGTTGGCAATCTAGAGCTAGTGCAACTGCTGTTGTCCCATGGTGCTGATCCGTTCCTCTCGACGCAGCTCAACGACGCTCTCTGCTACTCCGCCGCCGCGCAGTACGGATgctatag TGCGGTAGCAGTGTGTTGTACTCATGGCCGCCGCGCGTGTCTCCGAGCTGCCGTACGAGGGGGCGCGAGAGGATCCAGTGCGGGCGCCGTGCTGTCCCTAGAGGAGGTGCTAGCTGAGGGAGCCGCGGGTCCGCCTTCCGCAGGTCCCTCCACGGGAGGACGCCCACCCACCTTCACCAAGCAGCAGCAACGAGCGCTGCAGGATGCCATGTATTGCGCCGCTGAGACTGATCACTTAG ACATAACCCTGGAGCTGCGCGCGCTGGGCGTGCCGTGGTCGCTGCACGCGTGGACGCTctcgctcgccgccgccgccgacgccgcGCTCGACCACGTCATCGACCAGCTGCTGCAGGACTTCCTGCAG TTATGCCCATCGGATGACAGCCATTACAGCAAACAGTTCATTTACGAGTGTCTTCCTCTGCTGTTCAACATTCTTCGGTACAGCAAG AAGGAGGGCACGGTGCTGCTACTGGCCGACATCCTGTGCGCGTGCTACGGGCGCGAGGCGGTGCCGGGTGTGGCGCAGCCGCCACCTGCCGCACCTGCGCCCGCGCGAGTCGACCCCTCCTACGTCAACAACCCCTCACTTGCTGACGTCACATTTAG AGTGGAAGGTCGCCTGTTCTACGGTCATAAAATTGTATTGGTATCGGAATCGCCGAGACTGCGGGCGATGCTGGCACCGCCCAGGAATTCCAACGAAGGACTGCCTCCAACAAACACCGCTCCGCCTCTCGTCCAAATCAATGACATCAGATACCACATATTTGAG CAAGTCATGAAATACCTTTATTCCGGCGGGTGCTCGGGCTTGGACATTCCGGAGACGGACGTGCTGGAGGTGCTAGCAGCTGCGTCCTTCTTCCAGCTTCTGCCACTACAAAGACACTGCGAGGCGAGGGCCGCAAAGTCCGTCGACCTACACAATCTCGTTTCAGTTTACATTCATGCCAAG GTTTATGGTGCTACTCAACTTTTAGAATACTGCCAAGGGTTTCTTCTTCAGAACATGGTAGCCCTTCTCACATACGATGACTCTGTCAAGAGGTTGCTGTTCGGAAAGCGGTTGCCTGGACATAATGTACTTGGTGCTTTGTTAGCCACCTTACAGAAGAGAATAGAATCGAGGAAGAATCAGGCCAAGCCGAGGTAG